A single genomic interval of Chitinophaga sp. 180180018-3 harbors:
- a CDS encoding PRTRC system ThiF family protein gives MNTDKIKVHFTDSDLIDATNPVTVNLIGAGGTGSKVLTGLLEMNHSLIALGHAGLHVRLWDDDIVTEANLGRQRFSECEKGLYKSVALINRANRCEGTNWKAENRKFERDSLGRLPEHAEANIFITCVDSVAARFEIADILKKMNSGRYYTNRPSYWLDFGNTLYTGQVILSTIREIRQPKSERYETAAVMPFVTEEFGDLLKQAEEQDDTPSCSLAEALEKQDLYINGSLAQMGCSLLWNLFRKGLTPYRGFFHNIGEFRTQPIPIA, from the coding sequence ATGAATACAGATAAAATAAAAGTCCATTTTACGGACAGCGATTTAATAGACGCCACCAATCCTGTAACGGTAAACCTGATCGGTGCAGGTGGTACAGGCTCGAAAGTTCTTACAGGCTTGTTGGAAATGAATCATAGCCTTATAGCTTTGGGACATGCAGGTTTGCACGTTCGGTTATGGGACGATGATATTGTAACGGAAGCAAATTTGGGACGACAGCGTTTTTCGGAATGTGAAAAAGGACTGTATAAATCGGTAGCCCTGATAAATAGGGCAAACCGTTGCGAGGGTACAAACTGGAAAGCAGAAAATCGAAAATTTGAAAGAGACAGTTTAGGTAGGTTGCCCGAACATGCAGAGGCGAATATTTTTATTACCTGCGTTGATAGCGTAGCAGCAAGATTTGAAATAGCCGATATATTGAAAAAAATGAACAGCGGCAGGTATTATACAAACCGTCCAAGCTATTGGCTTGACTTTGGTAATACCCTTTATACTGGACAGGTCATACTATCCACTATCAGGGAGATACGGCAACCCAAGTCCGAGCGATATGAAACAGCAGCCGTCATGCCTTTTGTTACCGAAGAATTTGGCGACCTATTGAAGCAAGCCGAAGAGCAGGACGACACGCCAAGCTGTTCGTTGGCGGAAGCATTGGAAAAGCAGGATTTGTACATAAACGGCTCGCTTGCTCAAATGGGATGTTCCTTGTTATGGAACCTGTTCCGTAAAGGTCTAACACCATACAGGGGATTTTTTCATAATATCGGGGAGTTCCGCACACAGCCCATTCCCATAGCCTGA
- a CDS encoding DUF3872 domain-containing protein produces the protein MKRLLNKSKFLWMLVLVFTSAIMLSSCDKDELEIQQNYPFEVKVMPVPADMANGQTVEIRITIQRAGNFSDAQYYIRYFQFEGIGALRYYNETPYLPNDLYPLPQTQFRLYYTSASAVSQSFDIWISDNFGNEKQLSFQFNSSD, from the coding sequence ATGAAACGATTATTGAATAAAAGCAAATTTCTGTGGATGCTTGTCCTGGTCTTTACAAGTGCCATCATGTTATCATCCTGTGATAAGGACGAATTGGAGATACAACAAAATTACCCGTTTGAAGTTAAAGTGATGCCTGTTCCCGCAGACATGGCGAACGGACAGACCGTTGAAATAAGGATTACCATACAACGTGCGGGCAACTTCAGTGACGCCCAGTATTACATCCGATACTTTCAGTTCGAAGGCATAGGAGCCTTACGATACTATAATGAAACGCCATACCTGCCCAATGATCTCTACCCATTACCGCAGACACAGTTCAGGTTATATTATACATCGGCTTCTGCGGTGTCGCAATCCTTTGATATTTGGATTTCTGACAATTTCGGTAATGAAAAGCAGTTGAGCTTTCAATTCAATAGTAGCGACTAA
- the traN gene encoding conjugative transposon protein TraN: MKTLFKSILVLTCIVAGHFHSYAQQAATTTTKLNMGKVEPYQMEVTYNKTSHLIFPAAIRYVDLGSEYLIAGKAEDAENVLRVKASVRDFDEETNFSVITDDGRFYNFNVFYSPNPPTMNYDLLTMQKMSSRENSNDVLFEELGKNPPSLAGLILETVYKKNKRIVKHIGSKSYGIQFLLKGIYVHNGKFYFHTELRNKSNVPFNIDFVNFKVVDKKVARRTVVQEKPMVPLRLYKPLDEIAGNTVEQNVFLLDQFTIADDKVLVIEIFEKNGGRQQTLQVENSDLVNAKQIKDMHLKIN, from the coding sequence ATGAAAACATTGTTTAAAAGTATATTGGTTTTGACCTGTATTGTCGCAGGCCATTTCCACTCGTATGCACAGCAGGCTGCAACTACTACAACCAAATTAAATATGGGTAAGGTGGAACCTTACCAGATGGAGGTCACCTATAACAAAACTTCTCACCTGATCTTCCCTGCGGCTATCCGGTATGTGGACTTGGGTAGTGAGTATCTCATTGCCGGTAAAGCGGAGGATGCCGAAAATGTCTTGCGTGTAAAAGCATCTGTGAGAGATTTTGATGAAGAAACTAATTTTTCGGTGATCACCGATGACGGTCGTTTTTACAACTTCAATGTTTTTTACAGCCCAAATCCCCCAACAATGAACTACGACCTGCTTACGATGCAGAAGATGTCCAGCAGGGAAAATAGTAATGACGTGCTTTTTGAAGAACTTGGAAAGAACCCGCCTTCGCTTGCCGGACTGATATTAGAAACAGTCTACAAAAAGAACAAAAGAATCGTTAAGCATATTGGCTCAAAAAGCTATGGCATCCAGTTTTTGTTAAAGGGCATATACGTTCATAACGGGAAGTTTTATTTCCACACCGAATTGAGGAACAAAAGCAACGTTCCTTTCAATATTGACTTCGTGAACTTCAAGGTAGTTGATAAAAAAGTAGCCAGGCGCACGGTGGTACAGGAAAAACCGATGGTGCCGCTTCGGTTGTATAAACCACTGGATGAAATCGCCGGTAACACCGTTGAGCAAAACGTATTCCTGCTGGACCAATTTACCATTGCCGATGACAAGGTATTGGTTATCGAAATCTTTGAAAAGAACGGCGGCAGGCAGCAAACCTTACAGGTAGAAAATTCCGACCTGGTAAACGCAAAGCAAATAAAGGATATGCACCTAAAGATTAATTAA
- a CDS encoding conjugal transfer protein TraO, giving the protein MRIYIFAVMLAMLSITAVQAQRMLPKQKGVEINAGLLSKEVSDNYYLNIMLTVNGKNGNYWLWGAEYTHQVADYRDLQIPLEAYTGEVDYSLQLLGDARKTITLNAGLSAIAGYETINRSKTMLYDGSIILDKNNFIYGAGGRLSFETYLSDRFVLLLQGRTKVVWGTDLKQFRPSAGVGLRFNF; this is encoded by the coding sequence ATGAGAATATACATTTTTGCCGTAATGCTTGCGATGTTAAGCATTACGGCTGTACAGGCACAGCGTATGCTTCCCAAACAAAAGGGGGTGGAAATTAACGCAGGTTTATTGTCCAAAGAAGTAAGCGACAATTATTATCTGAATATCATGCTTACTGTAAACGGAAAGAATGGCAATTACTGGCTGTGGGGTGCGGAGTACACACATCAGGTTGCCGATTACAGGGATTTGCAGATACCATTGGAAGCCTATACGGGCGAGGTGGATTATAGTCTTCAGTTATTGGGCGATGCAAGAAAGACCATTACGCTGAATGCAGGACTCAGCGCCATTGCAGGCTACGAAACCATCAACCGTAGTAAGACAATGCTTTATGACGGTTCAATAATTCTCGATAAAAACAACTTTATCTACGGAGCCGGAGGGCGGTTGTCTTTTGAAACCTATCTGTCCGACAGGTTTGTCCTACTCCTGCAAGGTCGTACCAAAGTAGTTTGGGGTACGGATTTAAAACAGTTTCGTCCATCGGCAGGTGTTGGACTAAGGTTTAACTTTTAA
- the traM gene encoding conjugative transposon protein TraM gives MKDNENKRVSFLVEEDDQKTGTDAPNERVHKKAEKLKKPIIFILMGIVFFGCMYLIFKPSSDKKKVEDIGLNDAVPQATDAGLQSDKQKAYEQEMLEKKMQEKRDALTSLSDYWSTDSATDEQMEQPEEGIGEDTGYEDGKKRSGNPALNSYRNAQSTLSSFYQDNNYETQELRKQVEELKEQLAEKNVPPTSTVQDQLALMEKSYEMASRYLPSGMNNPAQSAKGDSATAASSQATQKEHFAAFTPSRKNAVSALYREPTDSAFLASWNETRNRGFYTAGVSEQVIQPKNSIRAVVQETQTIMEDSDVKLRLLEPAHITNRIIPQGTTITARAKFGSNRLQLKVTSIELDGYFMPVDITVYGLDGQQGLSVPYSPEMNALTQIASNMSQTSGTSIMMTRSAGQQMAGDLSRGVVQGISGYFSKKVKTPKVTVKAGHQLFLVSKN, from the coding sequence ATGAAAGATAACGAAAACAAAAGAGTGAGTTTTCTGGTCGAGGAAGATGACCAGAAAACCGGTACAGATGCACCCAATGAGCGTGTGCATAAAAAGGCTGAAAAACTTAAAAAGCCGATCATTTTTATCCTGATGGGTATTGTGTTTTTCGGTTGCATGTACCTGATCTTCAAACCTTCTTCTGACAAGAAAAAAGTAGAGGATATCGGTTTAAACGATGCCGTGCCGCAAGCCACCGATGCAGGACTTCAATCTGATAAACAAAAGGCTTACGAACAGGAAATGCTCGAAAAGAAAATGCAGGAAAAACGTGATGCACTGACCTCGCTTTCTGACTACTGGAGCACTGACAGTGCAACTGATGAGCAGATGGAGCAGCCGGAGGAAGGCATTGGAGAAGACACTGGCTACGAAGATGGCAAAAAAAGGTCGGGTAATCCTGCCCTGAATAGTTACCGCAATGCGCAGAGTACCCTGAGCTCATTCTATCAGGATAACAACTACGAGACACAGGAACTGCGAAAGCAGGTTGAAGAACTGAAGGAACAACTGGCAGAAAAAAATGTACCTCCGACCTCTACGGTACAGGATCAACTGGCCCTGATGGAAAAATCTTACGAGATGGCTTCACGCTATCTGCCTTCAGGTATGAATAATCCTGCACAGTCAGCCAAAGGCGATTCCGCAACTGCGGCATCGTCCCAGGCCACGCAAAAGGAACACTTTGCAGCATTCACCCCGAGCCGAAAAAATGCTGTTTCCGCCCTTTACCGTGAGCCGACCGACAGTGCTTTTCTTGCAAGCTGGAATGAAACCCGGAACCGGGGTTTTTATACGGCGGGTGTTTCGGAGCAGGTGATACAGCCTAAAAACAGCATCAGGGCGGTGGTACAGGAAACACAGACCATTATGGAGGACAGTGATGTGAAACTACGCTTGTTGGAACCTGCCCATATCACAAATAGGATTATTCCGCAGGGAACTACCATAACAGCCAGAGCCAAGTTTGGGAGCAATCGCCTCCAACTAAAAGTTACTTCTATTGAATTAGATGGCTATTTCATGCCTGTAGATATTACGGTATATGGTCTTGACGGGCAGCAGGGATTAAGTGTACCATATTCTCCCGAAATGAACGCCTTAACGCAAATCGCCTCCAACATGAGCCAGACTTCAGGCACCAGCATTATGATGACTCGTTCGGCAGGGCAGCAAATGGCGGGTGACTTGAGCCGTGGCGTGGTACAGGGCATATCCGGCTATTTTTCCAAAAAAGTGAAAACACCAAAAGTAACCGTCAAGGCAGGCCATCAACTTTTCCTTGTTTCAAAAAACTAA
- a CDS encoding response regulator transcription factor yields the protein MSEQKIIKIAIIDDHDLLRESICQFLKDHGLETVFEAENGQLALIKMEACEMLPDLCIVDVNMPVMDGFETVKSLRAKYPLLKFLAFSVNDDENDVVQMLRNGADGYILKGADPQELAKAIRVICDGGRYFSAGICEVAKEYFKPRLQS from the coding sequence ATGAGCGAACAAAAAATAATAAAAATAGCTATTATAGATGACCACGATCTACTCAGGGAGAGTATCTGCCAGTTTCTCAAAGATCATGGTCTTGAAACTGTGTTTGAAGCCGAAAACGGCCAGTTGGCATTGATAAAAATGGAAGCCTGTGAAATGCTCCCCGATCTGTGTATTGTTGATGTCAATATGCCGGTTATGGATGGATTTGAGACGGTCAAATCACTACGGGCAAAATATCCATTACTGAAATTCTTGGCGTTCAGCGTAAACGATGATGAGAATGATGTGGTGCAAATGCTTCGCAATGGGGCCGATGGATATATCCTGAAAGGCGCAGATCCCCAGGAACTGGCAAAGGCAATCCGTGTTATCTGCGATGGGGGACGTTATTTCAGTGCTGGTATATGCGAAGTAGCAAAGGAATATTTTAAACCTCGATTACAATCATAG
- a CDS encoding molybdenum ABC transporter permease, whose product MVASLVLGIIALVLGLVLRYWINRRKFYRRSPTGAEGFSSYEKSVAIKFIERVGKWIAYALIIFGLLFLWSYSRQKKAKEKASQNVETQNSR is encoded by the coding sequence ATGGTTGCATCATTGGTATTGGGTATTATAGCGCTGGTGTTGGGCTTAGTTCTGCGATATTGGATTAATCGGCGGAAATTTTACCGGCGCAGTCCTACCGGCGCTGAGGGCTTTTCATCTTATGAGAAGTCGGTTGCCATTAAGTTTATTGAACGGGTTGGCAAATGGATAGCTTATGCCCTGATTATTTTTGGGTTATTATTTTTATGGAGCTATTCAAGGCAGAAAAAGGCAAAAGAAAAAGCATCTCAAAACGTAGAAACACAAAATTCTCGGTAA
- a CDS encoding PRTRC system protein B yields the protein MNDITGNFGTLYHPKTALVFYQTKGTNTDTYVEYFDMDSNGTPINAHPLTVREANQLAKALKTAKEEKEPCLKVNGILGNHILHLDPQKGMAIWFTKTMKRELYFTEKLGIPKGTAHVPPMLWVAGRNSLYVFALASNRRPTTRTTLYNAPFFNVYEEGNVCMGTVDVRIKKTASLEEFITAWEGYFFNSYFSHLMQDYNPINGNCVSLWEHLIATGDVFPKEVLKKSNITLNDFLQ from the coding sequence ATGAACGATATAACAGGAAACTTCGGAACGCTGTACCACCCCAAAACTGCTTTGGTATTCTATCAAACGAAAGGAACCAACACAGATACTTATGTGGAATACTTCGACATGGACAGCAATGGTACACCCATCAATGCCCATCCATTGACGGTAAGGGAAGCAAACCAACTGGCAAAAGCATTGAAGACGGCAAAGGAAGAAAAAGAACCCTGCCTGAAAGTTAACGGCATTTTGGGTAACCACATTTTACACCTTGACCCGCAGAAAGGCATGGCGATATGGTTTACCAAAACCATGAAAAGGGAACTATACTTTACCGAAAAGTTGGGCATTCCCAAAGGAACCGCCCATGTACCGCCGATGCTGTGGGTGGCAGGCAGAAACAGCCTGTATGTTTTTGCATTGGCATCCAACCGCAGACCCACCACACGTACAACGCTTTATAATGCGCCATTTTTTAACGTGTACGAGGAAGGAAATGTATGTATGGGGACGGTGGATGTGCGTATTAAGAAAACCGCATCACTGGAGGAATTTATCACCGCGTGGGAAGGCTACTTTTTTAATTCCTATTTCAGCCATCTGATGCAGGACTACAATCCGATTAACGGCAATTGTGTAAGCCTTTGGGAGCATCTTATCGCAACTGGAGATGTATTTCCCAAAGAGGTACTGAAAAAGAGTAACATAACCTTAAACGATTTTTTACAATGA
- a CDS encoding nitrogen regulatory IIA protein — MKNLRTIINNRIDKLDERWRALPWKKQHRYMLLLFAGYALLSVIVIVKVCYDVGKPNEGMSIEHIENPVIKQKKSSVPSQDSISKILKNKMYER; from the coding sequence TAACCGGATCGACAAGCTCGATGAACGGTGGCGTGCATTGCCCTGGAAAAAACAGCACCGATATATGTTGTTGCTCTTTGCCGGTTATGCGTTACTGTCTGTCATCGTCATCGTGAAAGTATGTTATGACGTTGGCAAACCCAACGAGGGAATGAGCATCGAGCATATTGAGAACCCGGTTATCAAACAAAAAAAGTCCTCGGTTCCATCGCAGGACAGTATTTCAAAAATTCTTAAAAATAAAATGTATGAAAGATAA